The genomic region GGAACCAGAAACCGATAAGCAAGTATGAGCTAAGACCCACAAGCTCCCAGCAAATGAACAGCTGAAGGATGTTGTCTGAAAGGATCAGACCAAGCATAGCTGCTGTGAAGAGAGCGGTCTCTGCAAAGTACCTTGGCTTAGCAGGGTCATGTGCCATGTAACCCACAGCATAGATGTGGATAAGCAGGCTCACAAATGTGACCATTGAAAGCATTACCGCTGCGAGCGGGTCGATCAGTATTCCAAGATTGAGTATTGCGAACCAGTGAACAGACTGAGTAACTACGTGCTCAGGGTTCTGCAACAGACCCATGGTGATAGCCAGTGATATTATACATGAAATGGCTATTGCCACGATCGGAATAATTGCACCGCCGGATGGCAATTTCTTCCCAAGGAAGAAGGTAAGCACAAAGGCAAGTGCAGGAAGCAGTGGTATTAAAAATGCAAGGTTTTCCATTGCCATTTTTACCACCTCAGTATGTTAAGTTTATCAACGTTGATCATATCGCGCATCCTGTAAATTGACATGAGTATCGCAAATCCGACAGCTGCTTCTGCTGCAGCGATTGCAATAGAGAACAGTGCAAATACCTGCCCTGTCATATCATTGTTGTAACTTGAGAAGGCGACCAGGTTTATGTTTGCGGAGTTTAACATAAGTTCCACACACATAAGCATCCTGATACCGTTCTTATGTGACATCAAACCATAGAGACCTATGGAGAACACGATAGCTGAAAGACCAAGATACCAATTTAACGGAATCATCAGTTATCATCTCCTTTTGCCAGATAGATGGCACCCATCAATGAGGAAAGTAACACTACGGAAAGGATCTCGAATGGGATCACAAAGTCCGTAAAGATAAGGACACCCAATGCTTTGATGTTACTCTGGTCAGCGACGTTCTGTGGAAGTTGTTCAATTGCTGGCCATCCTGTACCATAAAGTGATACTAACACCACTGCAAGGAACAAACCTGCAATGATCATTCTTGTGAATGTCTTAAGGATGGACTCGATTGAAGGAACCTTCAGGTCCAACAACTTTGCTATCTGTCTCTTTGGATTGAACTGATGGACAAATGCTTCCATAATGGTTGGACGTTGTTCACTCATCATCATCACTTCCCATATTCTTCTTGGTCAACATAACTGCGAAGAGTATCAGAACTCCGATTGCTCCGACATACACAAGGATCTGGACAATACCCAGGAACTGTGCATTGAGCATGATGTACACGGCAGCCACTGTGAACATAGCAAGAACGAGTGCAAGTGCTGCACGTACTATGTCCCTTGACACTACTGTCAATATCGCAAATGAGATAAGCACAAGAGCGACAATAGCGAAGATGGCACCTTCGATTATACCTGTCATTTCACTCACCATTCTCCCCTACCGGTACTTCACGTGCCAGCATGTCCGGAGTATACAATAATTCCTCATGGGTCCACCTGATCACACCTGTGGTGTAGACCTTTG from Methanococcoides sp. LMO-2 harbors:
- the fpoK gene encoding F420H2 dehydrogenase subunit FpoK, coding for MIPLNWYLGLSAIVFSIGLYGLMSHKNGIRMLMCVELMLNSANINLVAFSSYNNDMTGQVFALFSIAIAAAEAAVGFAILMSIYRMRDMINVDKLNILRW
- the fpoJ gene encoding F420H2 dehydrogenase subunit FpoJ — protein: MSEQRPTIMEAFVHQFNPKRQIAKLLDLKVPSIESILKTFTRMIIAGLFLAVVLVSLYGTGWPAIEQLPQNVADQSNIKALGVLIFTDFVIPFEILSVVLLSSLMGAIYLAKGDDN
- a CDS encoding NADH-quinone oxidoreductase subunit J; translation: MTGIIEGAIFAIVALVLISFAILTVVSRDIVRAALALVLAMFTVAAVYIMLNAQFLGIVQILVYVGAIGVLILFAVMLTKKNMGSDDDE